A window from Manis javanica isolate MJ-LG chromosome 10, MJ_LKY, whole genome shotgun sequence encodes these proteins:
- the LOC118969551 gene encoding uncharacterized protein, producing the protein MDTFSGPANERAAEGAVAVGTGRLEQRGRLPTEEPVWRDRLGEVHQGGQCLAGCPNHGEAWSSRPARPSGCGRSGGLGDWLLSTRRARRWGAFRSPAPGHPLPTGAAAPSPPVARHWLNTDRACALRSLPAPRRPRLLVQEARGIGLPCGRVRAKCGTLDSLAAWAGEGRGGMPAGTPRLQGEQGVPESVCAALQSQQTFPPQDFSVTGTWSGGEESHHGLQLDREEQNLQAETSNRRGREENWFLQRCLKVPLHEPGHIYGRMIPALLKLEERNI; encoded by the exons ATGGATACATTCTCCGGGCCAGCCAATGAGCGCGCTGCGGAAGGGGCTGTTGCCGTGGGGACGGGCCGGCTGGAACAG CGAGGTCGACTTCCGACCGAGGAGCCGGTCTGGCGGGACCGCCTGGGCGAGGTGCACCAGGGCGGACAGTGCCTTGCTGGCTGTCCCAACCATGGCGAGGCGTGGAGCAGTCGTCCTGCAAGGCCGTCAGGCTGCGGACGCTCAGGCGGACTCGGGGACTGGTTACTGTCGACCCGGAGGGCACGTCGGTGGGGAGCCTTTCGCTCGCCCGCGCCGGGCCACCCCTTACCCACCGGAGCCGCAGCCCCCTCCCCGCCTGTCGCTCGGCACTGGCTGAACACCGACCGCGCCTGCGCGTTGCGCTCCTTGCCTGCACCCCGGCGCCCCCGTCTCCTCGTTCAGGAGGCGCGGGGCATTGGGCTACCCTGCGGACGGGTGCGGGCCAAGTGCGGGACTCTAGACTCCTTAGCGGCCTGGGCGGGTGAGGGGCGAGGAGGAATGCCTGCCGGGACCCCTCGTCTCCAAGGAGAGCAGGGAGTCCCGGAGAGCGTCTGTGCAGCTCTGCAGAGCCAGCAG ACGTTCCCACCCCAAGACTTTTCCGTCACTGGGACCTGGAGTGGAGGAGAAGAGAGTCACCATGGCCTACAGCTCGACCGAGAAGAGCAAAATCTCCAGGCCGAGACCTCCAACAGAAGGGGCAGGGAGGAAAACTGGTTTCTACAGAGATGTTTAAAAGTGCCATTACATGAGCCTGGGCATATATATGGGAGGATGATCCCAGCACTTCTCAAACTAGAAGAGAGAAACATTTAG
- the DUSP6 gene encoding dual specificity protein phosphatase 6 isoform X1 translates to MIDTLRPVPVASEMAISKTVAWLNEQLELGNERLLLMDCRPQELYESSHIESAINVAIPGIMLRRLQKGNLPVRALFTRGEDRDRFTRRCGTDTVVLYDESSSDWNENTGGESVLGLLLKKLKDEGCRAFYLEGGFSKFQAEFALHCETNLDGSCGSSSPPLPVLGLGGLRISSDSSDIESDLDRDPNSATDSDGSPLSNSQPSFPVEILPFLYLGCAKDSTNLDVLEEFGIKYILNVTPNLPNLFENAGEFKYKQIPISDHWSQNLSQFFPEAISFIDEARGKNCGVLVHCLAGISRSVTVTVAYLMQKLNLSMNDAYDIVKMKKSNISPNFNFMGQLLDFERTLGLSSPCDNRVPAQQLYFTTPSNQNVYQVDSLQST, encoded by the exons ATGATAGATACGCTCAGACCTGTGCCCGTCGCGTCGGAAATGGCGATCAGCAAGACGGTGGCGTGGCTCAACGAGCAGCTGGAGCTGGGCAACGAGCGGCTGCTGCTGATGGACTGCCGGCCGCAGGAGCTGTACGAGTCGTCGCACATCGAGTCAGCCATCAACGTGGCCATCCCGGGCATCATGCTGCGGCGCCTGCAGAAGGGCAACCTGCCCGTGCGCGCGCTCTTCACGCGCGGCGAGGACCGGGACCGCTTTACCCGGCGCTGCGGCACCGACACAGTGGTGCTCTACGACGAAAGTAGCAGCGACTGGAACGAGAACACCGGCGGCGAGTCCGTGCTTGGGCTGCTACTTAAGAAGCTCAAGGACGAGGGATGCCGGGCGTTCTACCTGGAAG GTGGCTTCAGTAAGTTCCAAGCCGAGTTCGCCCTGCACTGCGAGACCAATCTAGACGGCTCGTGCGGCAGCAGCTCGCCACCGTTGCCAGTGCTGGGGCTCGGGGGCCTGCGCATCAGCTCCGACTCCTCGGACATTGAGTCTGATCTTGACCGAGACCCCAATAGTGCCACGGACTCGGATGGCAGCCCGCTGTCCAACAGCCAGCCTTCTTTCCCCGTGGAGATCTTGCCTTTCCTCTACCTGGGCTGTGCCAAGGACTCCACCAACCTGGACGTGTTGGAGGAGTTCGGCATCAAGTACATCTTGAACGTCACCCCCAATTTGCCGAATCTCTTTGAGAACGCAGGAGAGTTTAAATACAAGCAGATTCCCATTTCGGATCACTGGAGCCAAAACCTGTCCCAGTTTTTCCCTGAGGCCATTTCTTTCATAG ATGAAGCCCGGGGCAAAAACTGTGGCGTCCTGGTACACTGTTTGGCTGGCATCAGCCGCTCAGTCACTGTGACTGTGGCTTATCTCATGCAGAAGCTCAATCTGTCAATGAACGATGCTTATGACATTGTCAAGATGAAGAAATCCAACATCTCCCCAAACTTCAACTTCATGGGCCAACTGCTGGACTTCGAGAGGACACTGGGACTCAGCAGCCCCTGTGACAACCGGGTCCCAGCGCAGCAGCTCTATTTCACCACCCCCTCCAACCAGAATGTATACCAAGTGGACTCCCTGCAATCCACGTGA
- the DUSP6 gene encoding dual specificity protein phosphatase 6 isoform X2: MIDTLRPVPVASEMAISKTVAWLNEQLELGNERLLLMDCRPQELYESSHIESAINVAIPGIMLRRLQKGNLPVRALFTRGEDRDRFTRRCGTDTVVLYDESSSDWNENTGGESVLGLLLKKLKDEGCRAFYLEDEARGKNCGVLVHCLAGISRSVTVTVAYLMQKLNLSMNDAYDIVKMKKSNISPNFNFMGQLLDFERTLGLSSPCDNRVPAQQLYFTTPSNQNVYQVDSLQST, encoded by the exons ATGATAGATACGCTCAGACCTGTGCCCGTCGCGTCGGAAATGGCGATCAGCAAGACGGTGGCGTGGCTCAACGAGCAGCTGGAGCTGGGCAACGAGCGGCTGCTGCTGATGGACTGCCGGCCGCAGGAGCTGTACGAGTCGTCGCACATCGAGTCAGCCATCAACGTGGCCATCCCGGGCATCATGCTGCGGCGCCTGCAGAAGGGCAACCTGCCCGTGCGCGCGCTCTTCACGCGCGGCGAGGACCGGGACCGCTTTACCCGGCGCTGCGGCACCGACACAGTGGTGCTCTACGACGAAAGTAGCAGCGACTGGAACGAGAACACCGGCGGCGAGTCCGTGCTTGGGCTGCTACTTAAGAAGCTCAAGGACGAGGGATGCCGGGCGTTCTACCTGGAAG ATGAAGCCCGGGGCAAAAACTGTGGCGTCCTGGTACACTGTTTGGCTGGCATCAGCCGCTCAGTCACTGTGACTGTGGCTTATCTCATGCAGAAGCTCAATCTGTCAATGAACGATGCTTATGACATTGTCAAGATGAAGAAATCCAACATCTCCCCAAACTTCAACTTCATGGGCCAACTGCTGGACTTCGAGAGGACACTGGGACTCAGCAGCCCCTGTGACAACCGGGTCCCAGCGCAGCAGCTCTATTTCACCACCCCCTCCAACCAGAATGTATACCAAGTGGACTCCCTGCAATCCACGTGA